The following nucleotide sequence is from Synechococcus sp. KORDI-52.
AGTATTGCTGGCTTCAATCGCATCAACAAAACAGGAGGAAATATCTGGGACATTGTGGGAGCAAACGAAGAGCTTTGCTGCATGAGCCTGAAATGGAATAAATTACAAGAAAGAATCAACAAATTGAATGCATTTAATGCCTATGCGAGGCTTGAGGAATGCATTGGAATTGACTCGCATGATCATGCAAGTACTCAGCTCAAAAAAATAGTTAACCGACATTTTAATGGCCATCCATCAACGAAACCAAATTCATTTTACGATCTAGCAATCATATTCCTAGACAACGAAAACAATGAATCAAGCTACGATGCACATCGATGCGAATCAACGGATCTAATAGAAGATATGGTTAAACTGATTCACGAAGATAGGGCTGGCATGCCACCAATAACGCTTGACGAAATTACTGAATACTTGAATTCAAAAACAGAGTCTCTCAATACTATATGCCGAAAAATCTTTAATATGGATGTAATTGAGCTTGTAAGAAGAGTTCGCCTAGAACAGACCCGCAAGGCTTTTTTAACTCCACATTCCTCAATAGGTCTCAAAGAGTTTACAAAAAAGAGAATAGCACTTTACTACGGTTTTAAGAACTGGAAAAAATTTGAAGCCTCCTACTCCACATATTTTGGGGAATCACCCAGTCAAACAATAGATCGATCCAATAAGAATTTATATTCATTTAGTGCATGGCAGGGAGAGTAACACATGAAAACATCTATTGAATATCGTGATCCACTGGAGCTCTCTGAAGAGCTTGCGAAACTCGGTCAGCTTACAAAAATAACGCAACTGGAAGGTGGCAGTGGTTTCTATACTATGCAAGCAGAAAGTACTAATAAAGTCGCACTTGCAGAAATATCTGCCAACAAAACATTATTGTACGAGGGGTGGGGCAATGGTGTAACTATAGATTTTAATTGGATTACGCCAAAAGCGAATACTCAAGGAGCCTTTGGCTATTGTGATGGATTTAAGATGACAAAAAATAGCCTGGCTGGATTTGGCACGATTAATTCATTACCAGGAAATGCATGGGGAAAATATAACAACGAATGCTCTAGTACTGGTTGCATGCTTGAAAAGCAGCTCCTATTTGAATTACTCGAAAATTGCAAAGCATATGATGGACTTGAACGACTCACGGGTGAGCAGGGGATTTGTTGCAATAATAAAGCTCTAAACCAACTTAAGAGATTAGCTGCCAGAGAAGTATCTACTGGAATTCAGAACCCAGAAAAATATTTCGATCTTGTAATCGCATGTCTAGAAGAGCCAATGACTGAGCAGAGCAGTGAAGATCCAAAACATATCGATCAATTAAGAGAAATCATTAATCTTGCACATAGTGAGAAGAGCATGGAATCCCCTCTGTCATTGCTTGAAGTATGCAAGTATATAAATACAAGCCAAGCATCATTATATCGCATATGTCAGGAGTACTTTGGAATGGGAATCATTGAATTGATGACACAAATTAGACTTGAGGAATCCAGAAGAATTTTGCTTAACCAAGATGCTCGTCGGAAATTAAATCTATATTCCATACGAGATATTGCAATTAAATATGGGTTTAAACATCAAGGGAGATATGCACGGCGCTATTACACTGCATTCGGAGAACTTCCAAGTCAGACCATAGAACAGTCGAGAAGATATAGATTGCCAATATAGGTGCATTGCATCTAGAAATAATTTTCTATAGTTCACGCAAGACTTCC
It contains:
- a CDS encoding helix-turn-helix transcriptional regulator, with amino-acid sequence MKTSIEYRDPLELSEELAKLGQLTKITQLEGGSGFYTMQAESTNKVALAEISANKTLLYEGWGNGVTIDFNWITPKANTQGAFGYCDGFKMTKNSLAGFGTINSLPGNAWGKYNNECSSTGCMLEKQLLFELLENCKAYDGLERLTGEQGICCNNKALNQLKRLAAREVSTGIQNPEKYFDLVIACLEEPMTEQSSEDPKHIDQLREIINLAHSEKSMESPLSLLEVCKYINTSQASLYRICQEYFGMGIIELMTQIRLEESRRILLNQDARRKLNLYSIRDIAIKYGFKHQGRYARRYYTAFGELPSQTIEQSRRYRLPI
- a CDS encoding helix-turn-helix domain-containing protein, yielding MEECSDEQITPPHNTKTRKTRQFDRKWTLKRQKAIIQKNIKLLARNQGKPIEYEKCSRSLRKKRSRNYIFSDTLEMEEFCKAHFEEYHSTSSFGCNVTQLSTGLLETKTTCSPIQDVHLEIFKSNQTLLYEEEANTKSVSFCWLDTLPSNDAEAQTIISGHQMTRNSIAGFNRINKTGGNIWDIVGANEELCCMSLKWNKLQERINKLNAFNAYARLEECIGIDSHDHASTQLKKIVNRHFNGHPSTKPNSFYDLAIIFLDNENNESSYDAHRCESTDLIEDMVKLIHEDRAGMPPITLDEITEYLNSKTESLNTICRKIFNMDVIELVRRVRLEQTRKAFLTPHSSIGLKEFTKKRIALYYGFKNWKKFEASYSTYFGESPSQTIDRSNKNLYSFSAWQGE